From Micromonospora rhizosphaerae, the proteins below share one genomic window:
- a CDS encoding polysaccharide pyruvyl transferase family protein — MTDAALTLGVLGSYGGRNLGDEAILTGLLSDLRHLEPNARIIVFSRNPAHTALAHPDVEAVPWEGVSRADSSMILGELDLLILGGGGILYDREARRYLRVVRVAQERGLPLLTYAVGVGPLSDGVDTGMVRETLARATEVTVRDQESQMVLEEAGLLNPVTVTADPAFLLEPEDFPASWLREEGVPVGKRLVGLSVREPGRAAERLDVDGYHRLLAQIGDFLVHRIDAYVLFVPMERDDIRHSHGVMSHMTASHRGRILHGDYSPRQILGMMRHLDLAVGMRLHFLIFAAMVGIPFLPLPYAGKVFDLAQRLGVPALRGVEREVEGPLLAEVDQLWDDWEARADATAQRVAEVCEQARGTSQVTRGVLESIRSRSLTQAKAA, encoded by the coding sequence ATGACGGACGCCGCACTGACGCTCGGTGTGCTCGGCTCGTACGGGGGTCGCAACCTCGGCGATGAGGCCATCCTCACCGGCCTCCTGTCCGACCTGCGACACCTCGAGCCGAACGCCCGGATCATCGTCTTCTCGCGCAATCCCGCGCACACCGCGCTGGCCCACCCCGACGTGGAGGCGGTGCCCTGGGAGGGCGTCAGTCGGGCTGACTCGTCGATGATCCTGGGCGAGCTGGACCTGCTGATCCTGGGCGGCGGCGGCATCCTCTACGACCGGGAGGCCCGGCGCTACCTGCGGGTGGTCCGGGTCGCCCAGGAGCGCGGCCTGCCGTTGCTCACGTACGCGGTGGGGGTCGGGCCGCTCAGCGACGGGGTGGACACCGGCATGGTCCGGGAGACCCTGGCCCGCGCCACCGAGGTGACCGTGCGGGACCAGGAGTCCCAGATGGTCCTCGAGGAGGCCGGCCTGCTGAACCCGGTCACCGTCACCGCCGATCCGGCGTTCCTGCTGGAGCCGGAGGACTTCCCGGCGAGCTGGTTGCGTGAGGAGGGCGTGCCGGTGGGCAAGCGGCTGGTCGGGCTGAGCGTCCGCGAGCCCGGCCGGGCCGCGGAACGCCTCGACGTCGACGGCTACCACCGACTGCTCGCCCAGATCGGGGACTTCCTGGTGCACCGGATCGACGCGTACGTGCTCTTCGTCCCGATGGAACGCGACGACATCCGGCACTCGCACGGCGTGATGTCGCACATGACCGCGTCTCATCGGGGCCGGATCCTGCACGGCGACTATTCGCCCCGCCAGATCCTCGGCATGATGCGACACCTCGATCTCGCGGTCGGCATGCGGCTGCACTTCCTGATCTTCGCCGCCATGGTGGGCATTCCCTTCCTGCCCCTGCCGTACGCCGGGAAGGTCTTCGACCTGGCCCAGCGGCTCGGCGTGCCGGCGCTGCGCGGCGTGGAACGGGAGGTGGAGGGACCGCTGCTGGCCGAGGTGGACCAGCTGTGGGACGACTGGGAGGCCCGGGCGGATGCCACCGCCCAGCGGGTGGCCGAGGTGTGCGAGCAGGCCCGCGGCACCTCCCAGGTCACTCGAGGGGTGCTGGAGAGCATCCGGTCGCGGAGCCTGACCCAGGCGAAGGCGGCCTGA
- a CDS encoding carbohydrate kinase family protein: MFDLLVIGGLGVDLRVQVPELPLPAADSLTVSPIELRIGNTGAGVALAAQALGLRVAVVDVLGADPAGDVVRAALARTSVHAVLAEDPAGTRRSVNLVDPSGRRMSLYDPRPRQGPAPFAPAELAALVRDAAHVHLSIMDWTLDLLPTLRAGLADGAALSTDLHDWDGDNPYHRPFAELADLVFVSGVRLGDRAASLAAALAPRTVVVTGGEAGATLHTPDDPPVRVPAAAPPGAVVDTNGAGDAFVAGLVAARLRGATLTDAARYAARVAAAACAHDGMEYPPGLLPRH; the protein is encoded by the coding sequence GTGTTCGATCTGCTCGTGATCGGCGGACTCGGGGTCGACCTGCGCGTCCAGGTGCCCGAACTACCGCTGCCGGCCGCCGATTCGCTCACCGTGTCCCCGATCGAGCTGCGGATCGGCAACACCGGCGCGGGGGTGGCGCTGGCCGCGCAGGCGCTGGGCCTGCGGGTGGCGGTGGTGGACGTGCTGGGCGCCGACCCGGCCGGGGACGTGGTCCGGGCGGCCCTGGCCCGCACCTCGGTGCACGCCGTGCTCGCCGAGGACCCGGCCGGCACCCGGCGGTCGGTGAACCTGGTCGACCCGAGCGGGCGACGGATGTCCCTCTACGACCCGCGGCCTCGGCAGGGCCCGGCGCCGTTCGCCCCGGCCGAGCTGGCCGCCCTGGTCCGGGACGCCGCGCACGTGCACCTGTCGATCATGGACTGGACGCTGGACCTGCTGCCGACGCTGCGCGCCGGACTGGCCGACGGCGCCGCGCTCTCCACCGACCTGCACGACTGGGACGGGGACAACCCCTACCACCGCCCCTTCGCCGAGCTGGCCGACCTGGTCTTCGTCAGCGGGGTACGGCTCGGCGACCGGGCGGCGTCGCTCGCCGCCGCGCTGGCGCCCCGGACGGTGGTGGTGACCGGCGGGGAGGCGGGCGCGACGCTGCACACCCCGGACGATCCGCCGGTGCGGGTGCCCGCCGCGGCCCCGCCCGGCGCGGTGGTCGACACCAACGGCGCCGGCGACGCCTTCGTCGCGGGCCTGGTCGCCGCCCGGCTGCGCGGCGCCACGCTGACCGACGCAGCCAGGTACGCCGCCCGGGTCGCCGCGGCGGCCTGCGCCCACGACGGGATGGAGTATCCGCCCGGTCTCCTGCCCCGCCACTGA